In one window of Micromonospora cathayae DNA:
- a CDS encoding Gfo/Idh/MocA family protein — translation MDPLMVGIVGTGIMARTHAAVLAAYHRSAIGGWATRDASRATDLSQFGPAPLFPDAATLARHPGVDAVLVATPDHLHAEAALAAIEAGKHVLIEKPLATTAADARRIRDAAAAQDVTAMTLFNHRWVPAYWQAKEHTADRRHGRPVLAYARKNDTRYVPTTMISWAARTTPSFFLSSHDLDLLLWYFDDRVVEVYATAVHGVLRGLGVDTPDAVQAQIRFAGGAVATLEACWTYPDTFPTMTDSFVELVFEGAVLHLDRKREQLELATEESYSFPRNQLAGRVGGRPSGSVAAAVAHFVDAVLDGTSPLVTLDSSVHVTEVLVAIDESWRSGRPVTVDQEG, via the coding sequence GTGGATCCGTTGATGGTCGGCATCGTCGGAACGGGCATCATGGCGCGGACGCACGCCGCGGTGCTCGCCGCGTACCACCGCAGCGCGATCGGCGGCTGGGCGACCCGGGACGCCTCCCGCGCCACCGACCTGTCGCAGTTCGGGCCCGCCCCGCTCTTCCCGGACGCCGCGACCCTCGCCCGGCACCCCGGGGTGGATGCCGTCCTCGTCGCCACCCCGGACCACCTGCACGCCGAGGCGGCCCTGGCGGCCATCGAGGCGGGCAAACACGTGCTGATCGAGAAGCCGCTGGCCACCACCGCCGCCGACGCCCGCCGGATCCGCGACGCGGCGGCCGCCCAGGACGTGACCGCGATGACCCTGTTCAACCACCGCTGGGTGCCGGCGTACTGGCAGGCCAAGGAGCACACCGCCGACCGGCGGCACGGCCGACCGGTGCTCGCGTACGCGCGCAAGAACGACACCCGGTACGTGCCCACCACGATGATCTCGTGGGCGGCCCGGACCACCCCGTCCTTCTTCCTGTCCAGCCACGACCTCGACCTGCTGCTGTGGTACTTCGACGACCGGGTGGTGGAGGTGTACGCCACCGCCGTGCACGGCGTGCTGCGCGGACTCGGCGTCGACACCCCCGACGCGGTCCAGGCGCAGATCCGGTTCGCCGGCGGCGCGGTCGCGACGCTGGAGGCCTGCTGGACCTATCCCGACACCTTCCCGACCATGACCGACTCGTTCGTCGAACTCGTCTTCGAGGGCGCGGTACTGCATCTCGATCGCAAGCGGGAGCAGTTGGAACTCGCGACCGAGGAGAGCTACAGCTTTCCCCGCAACCAGCTCGCCGGCCGGGTGGGCGGCAGGCCCTCCGGCTCCGTCGCCGCCGCCGTCGCGCACTTCGTCGACGCGGTGCTGGACGGGACTTCCCCCCTCGTGACGCTGGACAGCTCGGTCCACGTGACCGAGGTGCTGGTGGCCATCGACGAGTCGTGGCGCAGTGGTCGGCCGGTAACCGTTGATCAAGAAGGGTGA
- a CDS encoding ABC transporter substrate-binding protein produces MKIRGAARLGAALVAGVMLLSGCMFSGSEPADDSAAAADPAKLTGEFEVVSFYPAGSPDYQRLEGLAREFEGRYPDAKVKLVFGGGQDVPQIQARWRAGNPPEVNFGFFGRLAGNPDGMTYVDAGQVQPLTDAMNKPLAGYDQPWKDAVLPAVRSQLTAPDGTYYAAPDAVTTIQFFYNKKIFSDLGVQPPTTIDELFTVADKVKAGGVAPFAVTGTFAPYLQLYLDYLLLRRAGGQNVLDAIDGKKDFASLPGVREAAADLERMVDNGYFLENFRSTDFTAAQLAFFQGKSAMILMGSWLIGEMKQSIPPGFEVGTFPFPTIPGAAGDQTGVFGGVNLQTVAKQSKNPALGIAWLQFLAEKGNQQKFVEQTGNISAYAGVPAPAGFEAQAGLLNQENAFWPSYFAALSQPTAVKDAYGVPITRVFFGELDGAGLVTEINDGLRKARG; encoded by the coding sequence ATGAAGATCCGCGGAGCGGCACGCCTCGGCGCCGCCCTCGTGGCCGGCGTCATGCTGCTGTCCGGCTGCATGTTCAGCGGTTCCGAACCCGCTGACGACTCCGCCGCAGCCGCCGACCCGGCCAAGCTGACCGGCGAGTTCGAGGTGGTCAGCTTCTATCCGGCCGGTTCGCCCGACTACCAGCGGCTGGAAGGGCTGGCCCGGGAGTTCGAGGGCCGCTACCCCGACGCGAAGGTGAAGCTGGTGTTCGGCGGCGGCCAGGACGTGCCGCAGATCCAGGCCCGCTGGCGGGCCGGCAACCCGCCCGAGGTCAACTTCGGCTTCTTCGGCCGGCTCGCCGGCAACCCGGACGGCATGACCTACGTCGACGCCGGTCAGGTCCAGCCGCTCACCGACGCGATGAACAAGCCGCTGGCCGGCTACGACCAGCCCTGGAAGGACGCCGTCCTGCCGGCCGTCCGTAGCCAGCTGACCGCGCCGGACGGCACCTACTACGCCGCCCCCGACGCCGTCACCACGATCCAGTTCTTCTACAACAAGAAGATCTTCTCCGACCTCGGCGTCCAGCCGCCGACGACCATCGACGAGCTCTTCACCGTCGCCGACAAGGTCAAGGCCGGTGGGGTCGCGCCGTTCGCGGTGACCGGCACCTTCGCCCCCTACCTCCAGCTCTACCTCGACTACCTGCTGCTGCGCCGGGCCGGTGGGCAGAACGTGCTCGACGCGATCGACGGCAAGAAGGACTTCGCGTCGCTGCCGGGCGTCCGGGAGGCCGCCGCCGACCTGGAACGGATGGTCGACAACGGGTACTTCCTGGAGAACTTCCGGTCCACCGACTTCACCGCCGCGCAGCTTGCCTTCTTCCAGGGCAAGTCGGCGATGATCCTGATGGGCTCCTGGCTGATCGGCGAGATGAAGCAGAGCATCCCCCCGGGCTTCGAGGTCGGCACCTTCCCGTTCCCGACGATCCCCGGCGCGGCCGGCGACCAGACCGGCGTCTTCGGCGGGGTCAACCTCCAGACCGTCGCCAAGCAGTCGAAGAACCCGGCGCTCGGCATCGCCTGGCTCCAGTTCCTCGCCGAGAAGGGCAACCAGCAGAAGTTCGTCGAGCAGACCGGCAACATCTCGGCCTACGCCGGGGTGCCCGCGCCCGCCGGCTTCGAGGCCCAGGCGGGACTGCTCAACCAGGAGAACGCCTTCTGGCCGTCGTACTTCGCGGCGCTGAGCCAACCGACGGCGGTCAAGGACGCCTACGGGGTACCGATCACCAGGGTGTTCTTCGGTGAACTGGACGGTGCCGGGCTGGTGACCGAGATCAACGACGGGCTCCGGAAGGCACGGGGCTGA
- a CDS encoding carbohydrate ABC transporter permease yields MERQKRRLVVPFLLPAFAAYAFFMLYPAFSTFYVALTDWNGVSAPDFVGLGNLTELAADETFRSTIGNTVTFVVIGAMILFPGALFFAYVTQKLRFGKVYRFFILAPVVLSVTTAALLWKFLLNPNFGVVGVELLGQPSTAMLMVVLATVWHGIGIWMLLFAAAFERVPVELREAATLDGASAFQVFRHVVWPLIWDVTRTLLILWMIQGLQTFAFIIAMTGGGPLRSTEVIGTYLYGVAFTEGRFGYAATIAVVLFAAILTLTLSVNRLTKRESEQY; encoded by the coding sequence GTGGAGCGTCAGAAACGGCGGCTCGTCGTCCCGTTCCTGCTGCCGGCCTTCGCCGCGTACGCGTTCTTCATGCTCTACCCGGCGTTCAGCACCTTCTACGTGGCGCTGACCGACTGGAACGGGGTCAGCGCGCCGGACTTCGTCGGGCTGGGCAACCTGACCGAACTCGCCGCCGACGAGACGTTCCGGTCGACCATCGGCAACACCGTGACGTTCGTGGTGATCGGGGCGATGATCCTCTTCCCCGGCGCGTTGTTCTTCGCGTACGTCACCCAGAAGCTCCGGTTCGGCAAGGTCTACCGGTTCTTCATCCTCGCCCCGGTCGTGCTCTCGGTGACCACCGCGGCGCTGCTGTGGAAGTTCCTGCTGAACCCGAACTTCGGCGTGGTCGGCGTGGAACTGCTCGGCCAGCCGTCCACCGCGATGCTGATGGTGGTGCTGGCCACGGTCTGGCACGGCATCGGCATCTGGATGCTGCTGTTCGCGGCGGCGTTCGAGCGGGTGCCGGTCGAACTGCGTGAGGCGGCCACCCTGGACGGCGCGTCGGCGTTCCAGGTCTTCCGGCACGTGGTGTGGCCGCTGATCTGGGACGTGACCCGGACCCTGCTCATCCTCTGGATGATCCAGGGCCTGCAGACCTTCGCCTTCATCATCGCGATGACCGGCGGTGGCCCGCTCCGGTCGACCGAGGTGATCGGCACGTACCTGTACGGCGTCGCCTTCACCGAGGGCCGGTTCGGCTACGCGGCGACCATCGCGGTGGTGCTCTTCGCCGCGATCCTCACCCTGACCCTGTCGGTCAACCGGCTGACCAAACGGGAAAGCGAGCAGTACTGA
- a CDS encoding carbohydrate ABC transporter permease, which yields MRVRPGRVALHLALASYCLTSVGAFVWCVMVSLKTNPEFFSTSPWSPPVSPQFDNYAQAWNTAQISRFFANSLYTTVTSVVLGLLISVMAAYVLARVDFPGRGLLRMVFLSGLMMPGFLVIVPLYFLLRDLGLLGTLNGLVLVYVASHVPFSVFILHSFFASLPKELEEAAYVDGASPSRTFFRIILPQAMPAVTGVALLNTLTSWNEFFFALVFLTDEAAQTIPVGILGLQVNAQYAANWVQLFAGLVITMLPVLVLFAVAQDRIARGLSTGALKG from the coding sequence ATGAGGGTGCGTCCCGGACGTGTCGCGCTGCACCTGGCGCTCGCGTCGTACTGCCTCACCTCGGTCGGGGCCTTCGTCTGGTGCGTCATGGTGTCGCTGAAGACCAACCCGGAGTTCTTCTCCACCAGCCCCTGGTCACCCCCGGTGTCGCCGCAGTTCGACAACTACGCCCAGGCGTGGAACACCGCCCAGATCAGCCGGTTCTTCGCCAACAGCCTCTACACCACGGTGACCAGCGTGGTACTCGGGCTGCTGATCTCGGTGATGGCGGCGTACGTGCTGGCCCGGGTGGACTTCCCGGGACGCGGCCTGCTGCGGATGGTCTTCCTCAGCGGCCTGATGATGCCCGGCTTCCTGGTCATCGTGCCGCTCTACTTCCTGCTGCGGGACCTGGGGCTGCTCGGCACGCTCAACGGACTCGTCCTGGTCTACGTCGCCTCGCACGTGCCGTTCAGCGTGTTCATCCTGCACAGCTTCTTCGCCTCGCTGCCGAAGGAACTGGAGGAGGCGGCGTACGTCGACGGTGCCTCGCCGAGCCGTACCTTCTTCCGGATCATCCTGCCGCAGGCCATGCCGGCCGTCACCGGGGTGGCCCTGCTCAACACCCTGACGTCCTGGAACGAGTTCTTCTTCGCGCTGGTGTTCCTCACCGACGAGGCCGCGCAGACCATCCCGGTCGGGATCCTGGGCCTCCAGGTCAACGCGCAGTACGCGGCGAACTGGGTGCAGCTGTTCGCCGGCCTCGTCATCACGATGCTCCCGGTGCTCGTCCTGTTCGCGGTCGCCCAGGACCGCATCGCGCGGGGACTGAGCACCGGAGCGCTGAAGGGCTGA
- a CDS encoding aspartate aminotransferase family protein gives MMNGKPVRQRSAALYERAGRVLAGGVSSDARRGPGVPLYVDRAAGARLWDVDGTEYVDYVLAQGPMLLGHSAPAVVDAVAAQLGRGQAYAAQHPLEVEAAELVCRLVPGADLVRFNTVGSEAVIGAWRIARGATGRQKILKFEGHYHGWLDAALWSLHPAVDAAGPVDSPVPVPGTGGQQRSSAGDLVIAPWNDAETLTALMAAHGTEIAAIVMEPVLCNTGCIAPVPGFLDTVRELCRSYGCLLIFDEVITGFRLAAGGAQEYLGVTPDLAVYGKAIAGGLPVAAIAGRREVMDVVTRGEVGHAGTFNSNPLGMAAAVGNLTAIERDRDTIYPHLYRLGGRLMAGIREAAAQAGVPMLVDGPGPVFQTYLTPAAAVRDYRDFAATDRAGMGVLHRELLARGVNVVPRGLWFLSAAHTDDDVDRTLEVVADALRALRGQVAV, from the coding sequence ATGATGAACGGAAAGCCGGTGCGCCAGCGCAGTGCCGCGCTGTACGAGCGGGCCGGGCGGGTCCTTGCCGGCGGGGTGTCCAGCGACGCCCGACGCGGCCCGGGGGTGCCGCTCTACGTGGACCGGGCGGCCGGCGCGCGCCTGTGGGACGTCGACGGCACCGAGTACGTCGACTACGTGCTCGCCCAGGGCCCGATGCTGCTCGGGCACTCCGCCCCGGCCGTGGTGGACGCGGTGGCCGCGCAGCTCGGCCGGGGTCAGGCGTACGCCGCGCAGCACCCGCTGGAGGTCGAGGCGGCCGAGCTGGTGTGCCGGCTGGTGCCCGGGGCGGACCTGGTCCGGTTCAACACGGTCGGCTCCGAGGCGGTGATCGGCGCGTGGCGGATCGCCCGGGGGGCCACCGGACGGCAGAAGATCCTCAAGTTCGAGGGGCACTACCACGGCTGGTTGGACGCCGCCCTGTGGAGTCTGCACCCGGCCGTCGACGCCGCCGGCCCGGTGGACAGTCCGGTCCCGGTCCCCGGCACCGGCGGACAGCAGCGCAGCTCGGCCGGTGACCTGGTCATCGCGCCCTGGAACGACGCGGAGACGCTGACCGCGCTGATGGCCGCGCACGGGACGGAGATCGCGGCGATCGTCATGGAGCCGGTGCTCTGCAACACCGGCTGCATCGCCCCGGTCCCCGGGTTCCTCGACACGGTACGGGAGCTGTGCCGGTCGTACGGCTGCCTGTTGATCTTCGACGAGGTGATCACCGGGTTCCGGCTGGCGGCCGGTGGGGCGCAGGAGTACCTCGGCGTCACCCCCGACCTGGCCGTCTACGGCAAGGCGATCGCCGGTGGCCTGCCGGTCGCGGCCATCGCCGGTCGACGCGAGGTGATGGACGTGGTCACCCGGGGCGAGGTCGGGCACGCCGGCACGTTCAACAGCAATCCGCTCGGCATGGCCGCCGCGGTCGGCAACCTCACCGCCATCGAACGGGACCGGGACACGATCTACCCGCACCTGTACCGGCTCGGCGGGCGGCTGATGGCCGGCATCCGCGAGGCGGCGGCGCAGGCCGGGGTGCCGATGCTGGTGGACGGCCCGGGGCCGGTCTTCCAGACGTACCTGACCCCGGCGGCGGCGGTGCGCGACTACCGCGACTTCGCCGCCACCGACCGGGCCGGCATGGGCGTGCTGCACCGGGAGCTGCTCGCCCGGGGGGTCAACGTCGTGCCACGCGGCCTGTGGTTCCTCTCGGCGGCCCACACCGACGACGATGTGGACCGCACCCTCGAGGTGGTCGCGGACGCCCTGCGGGCGCTGCGGGGTCAGGTCGCGGTGTAG